In Halobacteriovorax marinus SJ, the following proteins share a genomic window:
- the gpmI gene encoding 2,3-bisphosphoglycerate-independent phosphoglycerate mutase → MKSIKNISDRALLVILDGYGLNDSDLKNAVKHANTPNLANLFKHYPFTKIEAGGVKVGLPKGVTGNSEVGHMNLGAGRPVRQDLVRINEAIDNGTFSTLPMMNALKEAARKGSKRVHLMGLLSDGGVHSHIDHIKEAVKALNLEGDLEVFFHAFMDGRDTARDVGHKYVKEMDQVEGVKFASMQGRSISMDRDRRWEKIKLAYDTFTGKGNISTKSPLEYLQEEYKKEIYDEFITPTLFAKEMAMKEGDSVFFINFRPDRAIQLSLCFNDPDFNEFEREFKPNFFLCMTPYIPDEVELPILFDKERLAGVMSEYVSSLGIKQFKIAETEKYAHVTFFFNGGRKEPFENEEHFLIPSPKEVSTYDQKPEMSAYLVTEKLLEKLDDDEIKFSLVNFANSDMVGHTGNFEAAVKALEALDQCVAKLVEKCREKGVALLLTADHGNSDQMVYEDGTPHTSHTNSLVPFCVFHRELEDCDFEVNGEGHALMDVSPTVLSILNIESPDSFTGKSIFK, encoded by the coding sequence TTGAAATCAATTAAGAATATTAGCGACCGCGCACTTTTAGTCATTTTAGATGGCTATGGTTTAAACGATTCAGACCTAAAGAATGCAGTTAAACATGCCAACACTCCCAACTTGGCCAATCTCTTTAAGCACTATCCTTTCACAAAGATTGAAGCAGGAGGGGTTAAAGTTGGTCTACCCAAGGGTGTTACTGGTAACTCTGAAGTTGGTCATATGAACCTTGGTGCGGGAAGACCTGTTAGACAGGATCTTGTTCGAATTAATGAAGCTATCGACAATGGAACATTCTCTACTCTTCCGATGATGAATGCACTAAAGGAAGCTGCAAGAAAGGGATCTAAGAGAGTTCATCTTATGGGTCTTCTTTCGGATGGAGGGGTTCATTCTCATATTGACCATATAAAGGAAGCCGTTAAAGCGCTTAACCTCGAGGGTGATTTAGAAGTTTTCTTCCATGCTTTTATGGATGGAAGAGATACGGCCAGAGACGTTGGTCATAAGTATGTCAAAGAAATGGACCAGGTAGAGGGAGTGAAGTTTGCTTCTATGCAAGGTCGCTCAATTAGCATGGACAGAGACAGAAGGTGGGAAAAAATTAAACTTGCCTATGACACCTTCACAGGAAAGGGCAATATTTCTACAAAGTCTCCGCTAGAATATCTTCAGGAAGAATATAAGAAAGAAATCTATGACGAATTTATCACTCCTACTCTTTTCGCAAAGGAGATGGCGATGAAAGAAGGCGATAGTGTCTTCTTCATTAACTTTAGACCAGATAGGGCCATTCAATTGTCACTCTGTTTTAATGATCCTGATTTTAATGAGTTTGAAAGAGAATTTAAGCCGAACTTCTTTCTATGTATGACTCCTTATATTCCTGATGAAGTAGAATTGCCTATTCTCTTTGATAAGGAGCGACTGGCAGGAGTTATGTCAGAATATGTCTCTAGCCTAGGAATCAAACAATTCAAAATTGCAGAGACAGAGAAGTATGCCCATGTGACATTCTTTTTTAATGGAGGAAGAAAAGAGCCTTTTGAAAATGAAGAGCACTTTTTAATTCCTTCACCTAAAGAAGTTTCAACTTATGATCAAAAGCCTGAAATGAGTGCTTACCTTGTAACAGAGAAGCTCTTAGAGAAGCTTGATGATGACGAAATTAAATTCTCTCTCGTAAATTTTGCCAATTCAGACATGGTTGGTCATACAGGAAACTTTGAGGCTGCCGTTAAAGCACTAGAGGCCCTTGATCAATGTGTCGCGAAGTTAGTTGAAAAGTGTAGAGAAAAAGGGGTGGCACTTCTGCTTACTGCCGATCATGGCAATAGTGACCAGATGGTCTATGAAGACGGCACACCTCATACTTCTCACACAAATTCACTTGTTCCTTTTTGCGTCTTTCATAGAGAGTTAGAAGATTGTGACTTTGAAGTAAACGGTGAAGGCCATGCCCTAATGGATGTGTCCCCTACTGTTTTAAGTATTCTCAATATTGAATCACCTGATTCGTTTACTGGTAAATCCATTTTTAAGTAA